The following proteins are co-located in the Paenibacillus sp. JNUCC32 genome:
- a CDS encoding ABC transporter permease, translating to MKTTNNRLVARIIKHRYLYLMVLPGFLTLLIFHYFPMYGILIAFKDFNASKGIWGSEWVGIKYFTSFFNDPMAFRVLKNTLLLGLYTLFWSFPAPIILALLFNELKNKGFKKLVQTVSYFPHFISVVIVAGMLKEFTARDGLFNHIVGFFGGDPIMFLLEPDYFRTIFISSGIWQGVGFGTIIYLAALSGIDPTLYDVADVDGAGRWKKVLHITWPSLKPTTIILLIFAVGGILGSDFQKIILLYSPETYEVADVIGSYVYRQGILGAQYEYTTAIGLFMSVISFTILYLTNWLSRKVSETSLF from the coding sequence TTGAAAACAACCAATAACAGGCTGGTGGCCAGGATCATCAAGCACCGCTATCTCTATCTTATGGTGCTTCCCGGCTTTCTGACGCTGTTAATCTTTCACTATTTTCCGATGTACGGAATATTAATCGCTTTCAAAGATTTCAATGCTTCCAAGGGGATTTGGGGAAGCGAGTGGGTAGGTATAAAATACTTCACTTCTTTTTTTAACGATCCGATGGCGTTCAGGGTATTAAAGAATACTTTGCTTCTTGGTTTGTATACTTTATTTTGGTCATTTCCGGCACCGATTATATTGGCTCTGTTGTTTAATGAATTGAAAAACAAGGGCTTCAAGAAGCTTGTGCAGACGGTTTCCTATTTTCCGCATTTTATTTCGGTCGTCATTGTTGCGGGTATGCTTAAGGAATTTACGGCAAGAGACGGTTTGTTTAACCATATTGTCGGATTCTTCGGCGGAGACCCGATCATGTTTCTTCTCGAACCTGACTATTTCCGGACCATCTTCATTTCTTCCGGCATATGGCAGGGCGTCGGGTTCGGCACCATCATCTACCTTGCTGCATTAAGCGGAATTGATCCTACGCTGTATGACGTGGCCGATGTAGACGGCGCAGGCCGGTGGAAAAAAGTCTTGCACATCACATGGCCGTCGCTCAAGCCGACCACCATTATTTTGCTGATTTTTGCCGTCGGAGGAATCCTCGGGAGCGATTTCCAGAAGATCATTCTGCTCTATTCGCCTGAGACTTACGAAGTAGCGGATGTCATCGGATCCTATGTTTATCGTCAAGGTATACTGGGCGCACAATACGAGTACACGACGGCCATCGGATTATTCATGTCGGTTATTTCCTTTACGATCCTTTACTTGACCAATTGGTTAAGCCGGAAAGTATCAGAGACGAGTTTGTTCTAG
- a CDS encoding carbohydrate ABC transporter permease yields the protein MKKASLGSRAFDVFNVVIMLFILIVVLYPILNIIATSLSGTRYISSGSVTIWPKGFNLEAYTTVFQDPYIFKGYLNSIIYAAGSTGIMLLFTALMAYPLTIPGFAGKKFLTIFLMITMFFGGGLIPTYLLMRGLNLLDTVWVMILPGAISAYNVFLFRTFFLNIPSELKDSAYIDGASDLVVLFRIILPLSKALFATFALFGLVGSWNSWFEALIYLRDQDKYPLQMVLRNYLFTLDTTAIQGRVGGGAVAINAPGEALDPKAVRMSVIIITMFPIMCIYPIFQKHFTKGIFVGSIKG from the coding sequence TTGAAAAAGGCTAGTTTGGGTTCCAGAGCTTTCGATGTATTCAATGTTGTTATCATGCTATTCATCCTGATTGTCGTGCTGTATCCGATTCTGAACATTATCGCGACATCGCTTAGCGGAACGCGTTACATCTCCTCGGGGAGCGTAACGATTTGGCCCAAGGGATTTAATCTGGAAGCGTACACGACGGTGTTTCAGGATCCTTACATTTTCAAAGGATATCTGAACTCGATCATTTATGCGGCCGGCTCTACGGGCATCATGCTGCTGTTTACGGCACTGATGGCGTATCCGCTCACGATTCCGGGATTTGCGGGCAAGAAATTTCTGACCATTTTTCTCATGATTACGATGTTTTTCGGAGGCGGATTAATTCCGACCTATCTGCTTATGCGCGGTTTGAACCTGTTGGATACGGTCTGGGTCATGATTCTCCCCGGTGCGATCAGTGCTTATAATGTGTTTCTGTTTCGGACCTTCTTTCTGAATATTCCTTCTGAGCTGAAGGACTCCGCCTATATCGATGGGGCGAGTGACTTGGTGGTTCTCTTCAGGATCATACTGCCGTTGTCCAAAGCGCTGTTTGCAACCTTTGCTCTATTTGGTCTTGTCGGAAGCTGGAATAGTTGGTTCGAGGCTTTGATTTATTTGCGAGATCAGGACAAGTATCCCTTGCAGATGGTGCTTCGAAACTACCTGTTTACCTTGGATACGACTGCGATTCAAGGGCGGGTAGGAGGCGGCGCGGTCGCCATCAATGCTCCGGGGGAAGCGCTTGATCCCAAGGCGGTACGAATGAGCGTCATCATTATTACCATGTTTCCGATCATGTGTATTTATCCGATCTTCCAGAAGCATTTCACCAAAGGGATATTCGTCGGCTCCATCAAAGGCTAG
- a CDS encoding extracellular solute-binding protein produces the protein MNKLAKMLVLGLALLMVFSGCSNNSKKTDTHEENQEVMRFSVTLPANGVDNPNSLVGKEWHKRMEAYMGKKVEIEYNYIPSSEYDEKVKLMIASDDLTDFFVTPLFYDTTEMAEQGQLLELGQYKDLMPNYMNYIGKVKNGMKRVTDAEGNMFTFKETSTPRFPEDRGMLIQNTSAYRYDVFEANNIKIPETLDEFYGAAKKLKELYPDKYPVATKWNSLRSLFSANHIRDEIFWDGEKYVYGVLDEGYKDALQFANKLYAEKLLDPEYTIDTDDTLKRKALNGDNLMWLTQWFTTPAEYTRTADDGKIFAVSLYPDNPKYGKAWQEVVNGNTPDLGWGVYGVSSKVKNPEELIKFIDYQYSDEMIQLITWGIEGTTYTIGEDGVPTFVDSLKTAKDPWLEGDKYGMRASRNHNPGLQMVSDARAFVDFAATDYTVFNGKYEEVPIEKAEFLTSLPMPENDYVPSWLSEPSIQLTGSESQRVSEIMNPIKTFVTEEQAKFVAGKNSFDNWQAFIDNVKKMGNIDEALKIYNDAAQRALGNE, from the coding sequence ATGAACAAATTGGCAAAAATGCTTGTCCTCGGACTGGCCCTACTGATGGTTTTTTCCGGATGTTCGAATAATTCCAAAAAAACCGATACCCATGAAGAGAATCAAGAAGTCATGCGCTTTTCGGTCACGCTGCCTGCGAACGGTGTGGATAATCCGAACAGCCTGGTAGGCAAGGAATGGCATAAACGCATGGAAGCTTATATGGGCAAGAAGGTAGAGATTGAATATAACTATATTCCGTCTTCCGAATATGACGAGAAGGTCAAACTTATGATCGCAAGCGACGATCTGACGGATTTCTTCGTGACGCCTTTATTCTATGATACGACCGAAATGGCCGAACAAGGCCAGCTTCTCGAGTTAGGCCAGTATAAAGATCTAATGCCGAACTATATGAACTACATTGGCAAGGTAAAAAACGGGATGAAGCGGGTAACGGATGCCGAAGGCAACATGTTCACCTTTAAAGAAACCTCCACGCCCAGATTCCCCGAGGATCGCGGCATGCTCATCCAGAATACGTCTGCTTACCGCTATGACGTGTTCGAGGCCAATAACATCAAAATTCCGGAAACGCTCGATGAATTTTATGGGGCTGCCAAAAAACTTAAAGAGCTCTACCCCGACAAATATCCCGTTGCGACTAAATGGAACAGCTTGAGATCGCTGTTCTCCGCGAACCATATCCGGGATGAAATTTTCTGGGACGGCGAGAAATACGTATACGGAGTTCTGGATGAAGGATATAAAGATGCGCTCCAATTTGCGAATAAGCTGTATGCGGAGAAGCTGTTAGATCCGGAGTATACCATAGATACAGACGATACGCTGAAAAGAAAAGCGCTGAACGGCGACAACCTCATGTGGCTGACGCAGTGGTTTACGACGCCGGCCGAGTATACGAGAACGGCCGACGACGGGAAGATTTTCGCGGTTTCGTTGTATCCCGACAATCCGAAGTACGGAAAAGCCTGGCAGGAGGTTGTGAACGGCAATACCCCTGACTTGGGCTGGGGAGTCTACGGCGTAAGCTCGAAAGTCAAAAATCCTGAAGAATTGATCAAATTCATCGATTATCAATATTCGGATGAAATGATCCAGCTCATCACTTGGGGAATCGAGGGCACGACCTATACGATCGGAGAAGACGGCGTTCCGACCTTTGTCGACTCGCTGAAAACGGCTAAGGATCCCTGGTTGGAGGGGGATAAATACGGCATGCGCGCAAGCCGAAACCATAACCCCGGTCTGCAGATGGTAAGCGACGCAAGAGCGTTCGTGGATTTTGCCGCGACGGACTATACGGTATTCAACGGCAAATATGAAGAGGTGCCGATTGAGAAGGCGGAATTCCTGACGAGTCTGCCCATGCCCGAGAACGACTATGTTCCTTCCTGGTTGAGCGAGCCGTCGATTCAACTCACGGGCAGCGAAAGCCAGCGGGTTTCGGAGATTATGAACCCGATCAAGACGTTCGTTACGGAAGAACAAGCCAAATTCGTAGCAGGGAAGAACAGCTTCGACAATTGGCAGGCATTCATCGATAATGTCAAAAAAATGGGCAACATTGATGAAGCGCTGAAAATCTATAATGATGCTGCACAAAGAGCGCTAGGAAACGAATAG
- a CDS encoding alpha-mannosidase, producing the protein MSEKKEILFHVEKLLNKRDPFMITKLTSINFSGFTTMEQLFIHEMDGQPFESFAPGQRWGEKWGYGWFRSNIIVPKEADGKRLVAMLDFGSEATVYINGSVSGAKDLNHHHVTLTRSAKAGESFEIVAEAYAGHSDSRPTFGESQLCVFEEEVYQFFIDLECLYDLRNHLDSKSLRVAEIDRCLTQVFATIDLTLRQESLGENAKQCRKLMEPLLACVNGSTAPTLYLMGQSHLDVAWLWPIAETKRKIARTMSNQLALMDEYPEYMYTQSQPYLFQVVKTLYPELYARIKQAVKEGRIIPEGSMWVEPDTNLPSGESLIRQALHGKRFFKDEFGVDNEMLWLPDVFGYSGNLPQIMKGCGIHYFASTKLFGTYDNVADPFPHNTFLWEGIDGSQILTHLMNYGDYYPIRINPSFLIHQWSDRVQLEGISTRLTQFGHGDGGGGSNRDDLEFMRRLSNLEGVPKTKHGSPIEFFEDQIERGIPEAKYVGELYYPAHRGTYTTQAIIKKLNRRAEIGFREAELWGAAAELLNNRAYPYEDLERLWKTLLLHQFHDILPGSSIHRVHEEAQMELKKLNENVYDLASDTLDALTDGDASRVTVFNSLSWPRKELVALPVGIHGIAEENGAILPVQLHEGVRYAEVEVPSMGWSTYRAEEAETTGAPAASAVLATESRLENEWIALEINERGELTTIFDKETGTEWAADRCNVMRMYRDQNSDFDAWEIDRRYRLAPVELNASAKVSVTANGPLFANIRVERELNQSTLIQDIRLSAGSRRVEFHTTIHWREKNKLLKVDFPVRVHTNESLQEIQFGYVKRPNHASRPHDADRYEVVQHKWSALTEANRGFALLNDCKYGISVNDNTMSLTLLRAPTWPDETSDQGKHHFTYGFTFWNDAFLDSPVVREAYELNYPVSLVSGGGREAQSLLSIDQANVIAETVKLAEDGSGDWIVRLYESKGASVACGLHFGLSVAAVYETDMLEAKLADLPHEGEEVSLQFRPFEVKTIRLRP; encoded by the coding sequence TTGAGTGAAAAAAAAGAGATTTTATTCCATGTGGAAAAGCTGCTAAACAAAAGAGATCCATTTATGATAACGAAGCTTACTTCTATAAATTTTTCCGGTTTTACGACAATGGAACAACTGTTCATTCATGAAATGGATGGACAACCGTTTGAGAGTTTCGCTCCGGGTCAGCGGTGGGGAGAAAAATGGGGGTACGGCTGGTTCCGCTCCAACATCATCGTTCCCAAAGAGGCCGATGGCAAACGGCTTGTGGCGATGCTTGATTTCGGATCCGAAGCGACCGTATACATTAACGGTAGCGTGAGCGGCGCAAAGGACCTTAACCATCATCACGTAACTTTAACCCGTTCGGCAAAAGCCGGCGAGTCATTTGAAATCGTCGCGGAAGCGTACGCCGGACATTCGGATTCCAGGCCGACGTTCGGAGAGTCGCAGCTCTGCGTTTTTGAAGAGGAAGTCTATCAGTTTTTCATCGACTTGGAATGCTTGTACGATCTTCGCAATCATCTGGATTCCAAATCCCTCCGCGTGGCGGAGATTGATCGTTGCCTGACTCAGGTGTTCGCGACGATCGACCTGACCCTCCGGCAGGAATCGCTCGGTGAGAACGCTAAGCAGTGTCGGAAGTTGATGGAGCCCCTCTTGGCCTGCGTGAACGGTTCGACGGCGCCGACCCTGTACCTGATGGGACAGTCCCACCTGGATGTCGCCTGGCTGTGGCCGATCGCGGAGACAAAGCGGAAGATTGCGCGGACCATGTCCAATCAGCTGGCGCTCATGGACGAATATCCGGAATACATGTACACCCAGAGCCAGCCGTATTTGTTCCAAGTGGTCAAGACGCTGTATCCGGAGCTTTATGCGCGCATCAAACAGGCGGTAAAGGAAGGGAGGATCATTCCCGAAGGCTCCATGTGGGTGGAGCCCGATACGAATCTGCCCAGCGGCGAGAGCCTGATCCGTCAGGCGCTGCACGGCAAGCGGTTCTTCAAGGACGAATTCGGCGTGGACAACGAGATGCTGTGGCTGCCTGACGTATTCGGCTATTCCGGGAACCTGCCGCAAATTATGAAGGGCTGCGGGATCCATTATTTCGCGTCTACAAAATTGTTCGGTACTTATGATAATGTAGCGGACCCGTTCCCGCATAATACGTTCCTGTGGGAAGGGATCGACGGTTCGCAAATTTTGACGCATCTGATGAACTACGGCGATTACTATCCAATTCGGATCAACCCGTCGTTCTTGATCCATCAGTGGAGCGATCGCGTCCAGCTTGAAGGAATTTCCACGCGGCTCACGCAGTTCGGACACGGCGACGGAGGCGGCGGCTCCAATCGGGATGATCTCGAATTTATGCGCAGGCTTAGCAATTTGGAAGGCGTCCCCAAGACGAAACATGGCTCGCCGATCGAATTTTTTGAGGATCAGATCGAAAGAGGTATTCCTGAAGCCAAATATGTAGGAGAGCTCTATTATCCCGCTCACCGCGGGACGTATACGACGCAAGCGATCATCAAAAAGCTGAACCGGAGGGCGGAAATCGGTTTCCGCGAGGCGGAGCTATGGGGGGCTGCGGCGGAGCTGCTTAATAACCGGGCTTACCCTTACGAGGACTTGGAACGGTTGTGGAAGACCCTGCTGCTGCATCAGTTCCACGATATCCTGCCTGGCTCCTCCATCCATCGCGTCCATGAAGAGGCACAGATGGAGCTGAAGAAATTGAATGAGAACGTGTACGACTTGGCTTCGGATACATTGGATGCGCTCACGGACGGCGATGCCTCCCGGGTTACCGTCTTTAATTCGCTGTCCTGGCCGAGAAAGGAACTGGTCGCGTTGCCTGTCGGCATTCATGGCATTGCGGAGGAGAACGGAGCGATTCTGCCGGTGCAACTGCACGAAGGCGTTCGCTATGCCGAGGTAGAGGTGCCTTCCATGGGCTGGTCGACGTACAGGGCTGAAGAAGCGGAAACGACGGGTGCTCCAGCAGCGTCGGCGGTCCTTGCGACGGAATCGCGTCTGGAGAACGAATGGATTGCGCTCGAAATAAACGAACGGGGCGAGTTAACGACTATTTTTGACAAGGAGACCGGCACGGAATGGGCCGCGGATCGCTGTAACGTCATGCGGATGTATCGGGATCAAAATTCGGATTTCGATGCTTGGGAGATCGATCGACGCTACCGCTTGGCACCCGTCGAGCTGAATGCGAGCGCCAAAGTATCCGTTACCGCGAACGGCCCGCTCTTCGCGAATATTCGGGTCGAGCGCGAACTGAACCAATCGACCCTAATCCAGGATATCCGGCTAAGTGCCGGCAGCCGCCGCGTGGAATTCCATACGACGATTCACTGGCGCGAGAAGAATAAGCTGCTAAAAGTCGATTTCCCTGTTCGCGTTCACACAAACGAGTCGCTGCAGGAAATTCAGTTCGGTTACGTCAAGCGGCCGAATCATGCTTCGCGTCCGCATGATGCGGATCGTTACGAAGTGGTTCAGCATAAATGGTCGGCGCTTACGGAGGCGAACCGCGGCTTTGCGCTGCTGAACGATTGCAAATACGGGATTTCCGTCAACGACAACACGATGAGCCTAACGCTGCTTCGGGCTCCGACGTGGCCGGATGAGACGTCCGATCAAGGGAAGCACCATTTTACATATGGATTTACGTTCTGGAACGACGCGTTCCTGGATAGTCCTGTCGTGCGGGAAGCTTACGAGCTGAACTATCCTGTCAGCCTCGTGTCCGGAGGAGGCCGGGAGGCGCAATCGTTGCTCTCCATCGATCAAGCCAATGTGATCGCGGAGACGGTCAAGCTTGCCGAAGACGGATCGGGCGATTGGATCGTGCGTCTGTACGAGAGCAAGGGAGCTTCCGTAGCGTGCGGGCTTCACTTCGGGCTGTCCGTTGCGGCGGTTTATGAGACCGATATGCTGGAGGCGAAGTTGGCTGATTTGCCGCACGAGGGCGAAGAGGTATCGCTTCAGTTCCGTCCGTTCGAGGTGAAGACGATCAGGCTCCGGCCGTAG